In one Nicotiana sylvestris chromosome 8, ASM39365v2, whole genome shotgun sequence genomic region, the following are encoded:
- the LOC104243706 gene encoding uncharacterized protein, with amino-acid sequence MAVEATNQPKLRWGELEDDAEDLDFLLPPKQIFGPDENGVKKVVEYKFNTEGNKVKITTTTRIRKLANARLSKGAVERRSWPKFGDAVHEDVGARLTMVSTEEIILERPRAPGSKQDESKAAGDSLAQIGKAGAVLMVCRTCGKKGDHWTSKCPFKDLAQPSDTFMDKPPSAEAPAAGAGPQKGAYVPPSMRGGGAERGSGGGTEMRRRNEENSVRVTNLSEDTREADLLELFRSFGHVSRVYVAIDQKTGMSRGFGFVNFVNREDAERAINKLNGYGYDNLILRVEWAAPRTN; translated from the exons ATGGCGGTGGAAGCGACAAACCAACCAAAACTCCGATGGGGGGAGCTAGAAGATGATGCGGAGGACTTGGATTTCCTGTTACCACCGAAGCAAATATTCGGGCCAGACGAGAATGGGGTGAAGAAAGTAGTGGAATACAAGTTTAACACTGAAGGAAACAAGGTGAAAATCACTACTACGACACGTATCCGTAAGCTCGCGAATGCTAGGCTGAGCAAAGGGGCTGTTGAGAGGCGGTCTTGGCCTAAATTTGGGGATGCAGTTCATGAGGATGTGGGTGCTCGTCTCACCATGGTTTCTACTGAGGAGATTATTCTTGAGCGCCCTAGAGCCCCCG GTTCCAAGCAAGACGAATCTAAAGCCGCTGGAGACTCTTTGGCTCAAATTGGAAAAGCAGGGGCTGTTCTTATGGTGTGTAGGACCTGTGGGAAGAAGGGTGATCATTGGACATCAAAATGCCCATTCAAGGATCTTGCTCAGCCAAGTGACACCTTCATGGATAAGCCACCGTCAGCAGAAGCGCCTGCCGCTGGAGCTGGTCCTCAAAAGGGTGCTTATGTACCTCCGAGCATGAGAGGTGGTGGTGCAGAGAGGGGAAGTGGTGGTGGCACTGAGATGAGAAGAAGAAATGAAGAGAACTCTGTTAGGGTTACTAACCTTTCTGAGGACACTCGGGAGGCTGACTTGTTGGAGCTGTTCCGTTCCTTTGGTCATGTCAGCCGAGTGTATGTTGCCATTGATCAAAAGACTGGAATGAGCAGAGGATTTGGTTTTGTCAACTTCGTCAATAGAGAAGATGCTGAGAGGGCCATAAACAAGCTGAATGGTTATGGTTATGACAATCTCATCCTTAGAGTTGAATGGGCTGCTCCTAGAACTAATTAG
- the LOC104240564 gene encoding SH3 domain-containing protein 1-like isoform X2, which produces MEAIKKQATKLREQVAKQQQAILRQLGHLGHESVMVDEAELEIHQRLQDLYMSTRAAKHFQRDIVRGVEGYLSTSKKQMEIARKLSENCYKYGCENQNGPSTLPRIAVEFGTSHAAMEDQREIMLGVLGQQVCEPLRASIHGAPLEDARHLTHRYDRMRQEFEAQAAEVIRRQSKFRDASTESLAKLKNAETRLSELKSSVLVLGKEATDAMLSVEEDQQQITFQKLLTMVDAERSYHQNVVAILEKLHSEMLEEEQLNGSSPQSSNSERVLHDTTANGTEHPKTEDKSPTYFIAKVIHSFDAQADGELSLEAGDYVVVRQVTPNGWSEGECKGKSGWFPSAYAVKSDKVAASKMVEKDTTP; this is translated from the exons ATGGAGGCTATAAAGAAGCAAGCTACTAAATTGAGAGAGCAAGTGGCTAAGCAACAGCAG GCTATTTTGAGACAATTGGGGCACTTGGGCCATGAATCTGTGATGGTTGACGAAGCAGAGCTAGAGATTCATCAGCGGCTTCAAGACTTATATATGTCTACAAGGGCTGCAAAG CATTTCCAGAGGGATATTGTTCGGGGTGTAGAAGGATATTTATCAACAAGTAAAAAACAAATGGAGATAG CTAGAAAGTTGTCCGAGAATTGTTATAAATATGGGTGTGAGAATCAAAATGGTCCGTCTACCTTGCCAAGGATTGCCGTGGAATTTGGTACTTCACATGCTGCAATGGAAGATCAAAGAGAAATTATGCTTGGAGTTCTTGGACAACAG GTTTGTGAGCCGTTAAGAGCATCAATACATGGTGCTCCTTTAGAAGATGCTCGCCATTTGACTCACCGTTATGACAGAATGCGCCAGGAGTTTGAAGCCCAG GCTGCTGAAGTGATAAGACGCCAATCAAAGTTTAGAGATGCTTCTACTGAAAGTTTGGCAAAGCTTAAAAATGCAGAAACAAGATTGTCGGAGCTCAAATCTTCGGTGTTGGTTCTTGGCAAAGAAGCAACTGATGCCATGTTATCTGTTGAGGAGGACCAGCAGCAGATTACTTTCCAAAAGCTTCTTACCATG GTCGATGCTGAAAGATCTTATCATCAGAATGTTGTTGCCATTTTGGAGAAGTTGCATTCTGAG ATGCTTGAAGAAGAGCAACTAAATGGGTCATCCCCGCAGTCTTCAAATTCAGAAAGAGTTTTGCATGATACAACTGCAAATGGAACTGAGCATCCAAAAACTGAGGATAAAAGTCCTACCTATTTTATTGCAAAG GTTATACACTCTTTTGATGCCCAAGCAGATGGTGAGCTAAGTCTAGAGGCTGGCGATTATGTGGTAGTTCGACAG GTAACTCCAAATGGATGGTCTGAAGGAGAATGCAAGGGTAAATCCGGATGGTTCCCCTCGGCTTATGCTGTAAAGTCAGACAAAGTAGCAGCAAGCAAAATGGTGGAAAAGGATACCACGCCATGA
- the LOC104240564 gene encoding SH3 domain-containing protein 1-like isoform X1 — translation MEAIKKQATKLREQVAKQQQAILRQLGHLGHESVMVDEAELEIHQRLQDLYMSTRAAKHFQRDIVRGVEGYLSTSKKQMEIARKLSENCYKYGCENQNGPSTLPRIAVEFGTSHAAMEDQREIMLGVLGQQVCEPLRASIHGAPLEDARHLTHRYDRMRQEFEAQAAEVIRRQSKFRDASTESLAKLKNAETRLSELKSSVLVLGKEATDAMLSVEEDQQQITFQKLLTMVLLHSIRVDAERSYHQNVVAILEKLHSEMLEEEQLNGSSPQSSNSERVLHDTTANGTEHPKTEDKSPTYFIAKVIHSFDAQADGELSLEAGDYVVVRQVTPNGWSEGECKGKSGWFPSAYAVKSDKVAASKMVEKDTTP, via the exons ATGGAGGCTATAAAGAAGCAAGCTACTAAATTGAGAGAGCAAGTGGCTAAGCAACAGCAG GCTATTTTGAGACAATTGGGGCACTTGGGCCATGAATCTGTGATGGTTGACGAAGCAGAGCTAGAGATTCATCAGCGGCTTCAAGACTTATATATGTCTACAAGGGCTGCAAAG CATTTCCAGAGGGATATTGTTCGGGGTGTAGAAGGATATTTATCAACAAGTAAAAAACAAATGGAGATAG CTAGAAAGTTGTCCGAGAATTGTTATAAATATGGGTGTGAGAATCAAAATGGTCCGTCTACCTTGCCAAGGATTGCCGTGGAATTTGGTACTTCACATGCTGCAATGGAAGATCAAAGAGAAATTATGCTTGGAGTTCTTGGACAACAG GTTTGTGAGCCGTTAAGAGCATCAATACATGGTGCTCCTTTAGAAGATGCTCGCCATTTGACTCACCGTTATGACAGAATGCGCCAGGAGTTTGAAGCCCAG GCTGCTGAAGTGATAAGACGCCAATCAAAGTTTAGAGATGCTTCTACTGAAAGTTTGGCAAAGCTTAAAAATGCAGAAACAAGATTGTCGGAGCTCAAATCTTCGGTGTTGGTTCTTGGCAAAGAAGCAACTGATGCCATGTTATCTGTTGAGGAGGACCAGCAGCAGATTACTTTCCAAAAGCTTCTTACCATGGTATTGCTACATTCAATTCGT GTCGATGCTGAAAGATCTTATCATCAGAATGTTGTTGCCATTTTGGAGAAGTTGCATTCTGAG ATGCTTGAAGAAGAGCAACTAAATGGGTCATCCCCGCAGTCTTCAAATTCAGAAAGAGTTTTGCATGATACAACTGCAAATGGAACTGAGCATCCAAAAACTGAGGATAAAAGTCCTACCTATTTTATTGCAAAG GTTATACACTCTTTTGATGCCCAAGCAGATGGTGAGCTAAGTCTAGAGGCTGGCGATTATGTGGTAGTTCGACAG GTAACTCCAAATGGATGGTCTGAAGGAGAATGCAAGGGTAAATCCGGATGGTTCCCCTCGGCTTATGCTGTAAAGTCAGACAAAGTAGCAGCAAGCAAAATGGTGGAAAAGGATACCACGCCATGA